One part of the Phoenix dactylifera cultivar Barhee BC4 chromosome 4, palm_55x_up_171113_PBpolish2nd_filt_p, whole genome shotgun sequence genome encodes these proteins:
- the LOC103724323 gene encoding UDP-N-acetylglucosamine 1-carboxyvinyltransferase 2-like has product MSIRSETRTECCAEKETRKERKTLFLSPPNPMASPSIPFRDPHSNPKPNLPSIPTPMALAAAPSTPFPLSLPRKPPPLTPSAAAAAPAHLETPSLAIDHKLVVSGGRQLSGHVDISGSKNAALAVLAGSLCCAAGPAVIRGVPNLSDTRTMAAVLRSVGARVEEAGGGEVVVDASGVSSVEPSPDDVGRIRAGFFVLGPLVARFGEAEVALPGGCKIGARPIDLYVRGFSALGAVVELRHGKVRVHAANGRGLIGGRFHLDYPSVGATETLMMAASMAEGVSVLSNVAREPEVADLAQFLVACGACIEGAGTGTLVVTGRKQLHGAEFTIAPDRIEAGTFMVAAAITRSCISLSPVIPYHLSSMIDKLSAAGCRITQRGPSILEISAVPATTGGDLQGFYLKTSPYPGFPTDLQPQFMALLTTCNGSSIVEESVFENRMHHVEELQKLGARIKLHGSTALVEGRKPRSFALYGCPIAAADLRGGAALVLAGMAAEGVTEVGGVAHIDRGYENFEPKLLSLGAQIKREATPNSVL; this is encoded by the exons ATGAGCATCCGAAGCGAAACAAGGACAGAGTGTTGTGCCGAAAAAGAAacgaggaaagagagaaaaacgcTATTCCTAAGTCCTCCAAATCCAATGGCGTCCCCTTCGATCCCATTTCGGGATCCCCATTCCAATCCGAAACCTAACCTTCCCTCCATTCCCACCCCCATGGCCCTTGCTGCCGCCCCCTCGACccccttccccctctccctcccccgaaAACCCCCGCCATTGACCccttccgccgccgccgccgcgccCGCCCACCTCGAGACCCCATCCTTGGCAATCGACCACAAGCTCGTCGTCTCCGGCGGCCGCCAGCTCTCCGGCCACGTGGACATCAGCGGCTCCAAGAACGCCGCCCTGGCCGTTCTCGCCGGGTCCCTCTGCTGTGCCGCCGGGCCTGCGGTGATCCGCGGCGTGCCGAACCTATCCGACACCCGGACCATGGCCGCGGTGCTTCGTTCGGTGGGGGCGCGGGTGGAGGAGGCGGGCGGTGGGGAGGTGGTGGTGGACGCTAGCGGGGTCAGCTCCGTCGAGCCGTCGCCCGACGATGTGGGGAGGATCCGGGCGGGGTTCTTCGTGCTGGGCCCGCTGGTGGCAAGGTTCGGGGAGGCCGAGGTCGCGCTGCCCGGAGGGTGCAAGATTGGGGCGCGGCCCATTGATCTCTACGTCCGGGGGTTCTCGGCTCTTGGGGCTGTTGTTGAATTGAG GCATGGGAAAGTCCGAGTACATGCAGCAAATGGCAGAGGCCTCATTGGAGGTCGGTTCCATCTTGATTATCCCAGTGTTGGAGCAACTGAAACCCTCATGATGGCGGCATCTATGGCAGAGGGGGTGTCTGTACTTTCAAATGTAGCTCGG GAGCCAGAAGTGGCCGATCTTGCTCAATTTCTAGTTGCCTGTGGGGCGTGTATTGAAGGGGCTGGCACAGGCACACTTGTTGTTACTGGTAGAAAGCAGCTGCATGGTGCTGAATTCACCATAGCACCTGATCGCATTGAAGCCGGTACATTCATGGTCGCTGCAGCCATTACTCGTTCATGCATTTCACTGTCACCTGTCATCCCATATCACTTAAGTAGCATGATAGACAAGCTTTCCGCAGCTGGTTGCAGAATCACACAGAGAGGGCCTAGTATTCTAGAG ATTTCAGCAGTGCCTGCAACAACTGGAGGAGATCTTCAAGGTTTTTATCTGAAGACATCACCATATCCTGGATTTCCTACTGACCTTCAGCCTCAGTTCATGGCCTTGCTTACCACTTGCAATGGGTCAAGCATTGTTGAAGAATCCGTCTTCGAAAACCGTATGCATCACG TGGAAGAGCTGCAGAAACTCGGTGCCAGAATTAAACTTCATGGAAGCACAGCACTAGTTGAAGGAAGAAAACCAAGGAG CTTTGCCCTCTATGGTTGTCCCATTGCTGCGGCTGATTTGAGAGGTGGAGCTGCCCTGGTCTTAGCAGGAATGGCAGCAGAAGGGGTTACGGAGGTTGGCGGTGTTGCTCATATTGACAGAGGTTATGAGAATTTTGAGCCGAAACTTCTTTCACTTGGAGCCCAAATTAAAAGAGAGGCGACTCCAAACAGCGTTTTGTGA
- the LOC103724324 gene encoding bifunctional riboflavin kinase/FMN phosphatase-like isoform X1 has translation MEKDRLLAVILDLDGTLLDTERATKNVLKEFLARYGKVPDAEKEERRLGQMQKEAAAAIVKDYDLPLTADEFSEAIMPMYQEKLPQAKALPGVNRLIRHLHKHGVPLALASNSIRRHIETKISHQQGWKESFSVILGGDDVKHGKPSPDIFLEAAKRLGIDSSACLVIEDSPVGVRAAKASGAKVVAVPSLQCQDERYSIANCVLHSLLEFQPELWGLPAFEDWVQNALPIEPLYAKDLLGELFPHDGFAVAKITEDNASYEFVPDQVCGVFFGWAKLEIHGIFKVVVSIGWDISLGTVKRVTELRLISHINSYTKERLHLLFVGYIRKLRNEQYILEALKLSEEDVIVARDALDLPSFSHQVSSPLFAEAILEEES, from the exons ATGGAGAAAGATCGGCTTTTGGCCGTCATTTTGGATTTGGACGGCACCCTTTTGGACACTG AAAGAGCAACAAAGAATGTTCTGAAGGAGTTCCTGGCCAGGTATGGAAAGGTCCCCGatgcggagaaggaggagaggaggctGGGACAGATGCAGAAGGAGGCGGCTGCTGCCATTGTGAAGGATTATGACCTCCCACTGACTGCCGATGAATTCTCGGAGGCGATCATGCCAATGTATCAGGAAAA GTTGCCACAAGCAAAAGCACTTCCAGGTGTTAATCGCCTCATTAGACATCTTCACAAGCATGGAGTTCCTTTGGcacttgcttcaaattccatcaggAGACATATAGAGACAAAAATTTCGCACCAGCAAG GTTGGAAGGAATCCTTTTCTGTCATACTTGGTGGAGATGATGTTAAACATGGAAAACCTTCTCCTGACAT ATTCCTAGAGGCAGCAAAAAGACTTGGCATAGATTCATCAGCCTGTCTAGTGATTGAGGATTCCCC GGTTGGTGTGAGAGCTGCAAAGGCTTCTGGAGCGAAGGTAGTGGCTGTTCCATCTCTCCAATGTCAGGATGAACGTTATTCAATTGCAAATTGTGTGCTTCATTCACTTTTAGAGTTTCAGCCTGAGTTATGGGGCCTTCCAGCGTTTGAAGACT GGGTTCAAAATGCATTGCCAATTGAACCATTGTATGCTAAAGATCTGCTAGGTGAGCTATTTCCTCATGATGGCTTTGCTGTTGCTAAAATAACTGAAG ATAATGCTTCATATGAATTTGTTCCTGATCAAGTATGCGGAGTCTTCTTTGGTTGGGCCAAACTTGAAATACATGGAATCTTTAAGGTTGTGGTGAGCATTGGATGGGACATTTCCTTGGGCACTGTTAAAAGAGTAACT GAACTACGGCTCATCAGCCATATCAACAGCTACACAAAGGAACGATTGCACCTGCTGTTTGTTGGATACATCCGGAAGCTGCGaaatgag CAATATATATTAGAGGCTTTAAAATTATCTGAAGAAGATGTGATTGTTGCAAGAGATGCATTGGATCTTCCAAGTTTCTCTCACCAAGTGAGCAGCCCTCTCTTTGCAGAAGCAATCCTTGAAGAGGAATCATAA
- the LOC103712723 gene encoding uncharacterized protein LOC103712723: MHIEYLGKSFVDGSGTTPEEFLSSKDGTSKFVNSAYTLWHKKDQFILSIINATLAPTSASHAARLKCQLQTLRQGSSSCQDYLDNAKAIADLLAAIGKPVANDDMIGYIVSGLTSLYTSFISSFYFATRQQGLSFEDFQSELLPHEDLLEQHQQTVQPEGTFAMVAKYNNQQFSRPSNNNNSASNFKEKQGNNTRAPQRNYTLKLNSGSSSGSYK, encoded by the exons ATGCATATTGAATATCTTGGGAAG AGTTTTGTGGATGGTTCTGGCACCACTCCTGAAGAATTTCTTTCATCTAAGGATGGAACTTCTAAATTTGTCAACTCTGCCTATACCCTCTGGCACAAGAAGGATCAGTTTATTCTTAGCATCATCAATGCTACACTGGCTCCTACG TCAGCTTCTCATGCTGCTCGTCTGAAATGTCAACTCCAAACACTGCGCCAAGGCTCTTCTTCTTGTCAAGATTATCTAGACAATGCCAAGGCCATTGCTGATCTGTTAGCTGCTATTGGCAAGCCAGTAGCAAATGATGACATGATTGGCTATATTGTAAGTGGTCTGACTTCATTGTACACATCATTTATCTCATCATTCTACTTTGCTACTCGCCAACAGGGTCTCTCCTTTGAGGACTTCCAATCTGAGCTTCTTCCTCATGAGGATCTCTTGGAACAACACCAGCAAACTGTACAACCAGAAGGTACATTTGCTATGGTGGCAAAGTATAATAACCAACAATTTTCTCGGCCATCCAACAATAACAACTCCGCAAGTAACTTCAAGGAGAAGCAAGGCAACAACACCAGAGCTCCTCAGCGCAACTACACCCTAAAACTCAATTCAGGGTCTTCCTCTGGTTCTTACAAGTAG
- the LOC103724324 gene encoding bifunctional riboflavin kinase/FMN phosphatase-like isoform X2: protein MEKDRLLAVILDLDGTLLDTERATKNVLKEFLARYGKVPDAEKEERRLGQMQKEAAAAIVKDYDLPLTADEFSEAIMPMYQEKLPQAKALPGVNRLIRHLHKHGVPLALASNSIRRHIETKISHQQGWKESFSVILGGDDVKHGKPSPDIFLEAAKRLGIDSSACLVIEDSPVGVRAAKASGAKVVAVPSLQCQDERYSIANCVLHSLLEFQPELWGLPAFEDWVQNALPIEPLYAKDLLGELFPHDGFAVAKITEDNASYEFVPDQVCGVFFGWAKLEIHGIFKVVVSIGWDISLGTVKRVTELRLISHINSYTKERLHLLFVGYIRKLRNEGGYCQNLF from the exons ATGGAGAAAGATCGGCTTTTGGCCGTCATTTTGGATTTGGACGGCACCCTTTTGGACACTG AAAGAGCAACAAAGAATGTTCTGAAGGAGTTCCTGGCCAGGTATGGAAAGGTCCCCGatgcggagaaggaggagaggaggctGGGACAGATGCAGAAGGAGGCGGCTGCTGCCATTGTGAAGGATTATGACCTCCCACTGACTGCCGATGAATTCTCGGAGGCGATCATGCCAATGTATCAGGAAAA GTTGCCACAAGCAAAAGCACTTCCAGGTGTTAATCGCCTCATTAGACATCTTCACAAGCATGGAGTTCCTTTGGcacttgcttcaaattccatcaggAGACATATAGAGACAAAAATTTCGCACCAGCAAG GTTGGAAGGAATCCTTTTCTGTCATACTTGGTGGAGATGATGTTAAACATGGAAAACCTTCTCCTGACAT ATTCCTAGAGGCAGCAAAAAGACTTGGCATAGATTCATCAGCCTGTCTAGTGATTGAGGATTCCCC GGTTGGTGTGAGAGCTGCAAAGGCTTCTGGAGCGAAGGTAGTGGCTGTTCCATCTCTCCAATGTCAGGATGAACGTTATTCAATTGCAAATTGTGTGCTTCATTCACTTTTAGAGTTTCAGCCTGAGTTATGGGGCCTTCCAGCGTTTGAAGACT GGGTTCAAAATGCATTGCCAATTGAACCATTGTATGCTAAAGATCTGCTAGGTGAGCTATTTCCTCATGATGGCTTTGCTGTTGCTAAAATAACTGAAG ATAATGCTTCATATGAATTTGTTCCTGATCAAGTATGCGGAGTCTTCTTTGGTTGGGCCAAACTTGAAATACATGGAATCTTTAAGGTTGTGGTGAGCATTGGATGGGACATTTCCTTGGGCACTGTTAAAAGAGTAACT GAACTACGGCTCATCAGCCATATCAACAGCTACACAAAGGAACGATTGCACCTGCTGTTTGTTGGATACATCCGGAAGCTGCGaaatgag GGGGGTTACTGCCAGAACCTATTCTGA